AGTAGATGTTTGTCAAACTACAAGACCAATAGTATTGCTTGGACATCTCAGCAAGGAAAATAATTTTCCAGAGTTGGCAATTCAGACAGTACAGAATATCCTAAGGGAAAACAAGTTAGTTGAGGGTCGGGACCTACAACTACTCCTAGCACCTAGGGATGAGCCGACACAAGTATTTGAATTATAGTTAGGAGAGGAAAAAAATTGTTTAGGGAGTTTATGATTTGGGGGATTGTTTAGTATATCAAGTCAAAAAAGAAAATAATTAAACATCCTCTAGAGTGAGGAAGGGGTGGACACTTGAAAATTATTAAACAGAAGAAGCAAAAAAGGGTAAAAAAGGGTGGAAAGAGTAGCAAAATGGCCATTAGGAAAAAGATTGGCATAGGATTTTTAGTGCTAGTTTTGATCATAGGCCTAGTAGGTATGATGAGTGCATTTTCTAACTACAGCATGATTCAATCTCTAAAAGATGTGCAGTCTCATGTTTACAACAAGACATTGAATGAAATGACTATTCAGCTTGAAAGAAATATGTGGATAATGGTTGGTATTTCAGTGTTAGGTATAGTAGCAGGAGCAATTATATCAATAATAATTTCAAAATCAGTTATAAAACCGCTTAGAGTTACAGTACAGCAGCTAAACTTTGTAGCAGATGGGGATTTTACAAACCCAGTATCAGACCAATTGCTAAGGACAAAAGGCGATTTTGGCGCACTTGGTTTAGCACTTGAAAAGATGCAGGAAAATATGAGAGAACTACTTTCAAAAATCATAGAAGCATCTGAAAACTTGACATCTAGTTCGGAGTCACTAGCTAGCCATACGGATCAATCTGCACGCGCTACGAAAACGATTTCCGACGCGATAGCACAGATAGCAGATAGCTCATCACAGCAGGCTCAAGATGCAGATAGGATAGCTGAAAAGACAAATGATTTAGCTGGGGTCATAAACAAAACTGCGGAATTTATGGATCATGCTTATGGTATTTCCCAGGAAACCATAGAACAGAGCCAGAGTGGTTTGGAAATCATAGTAGAGCTGAATCAAAAAACAGCTACTAACAACGAAAGAGCTGGAGAAGTAAGAGATGTAATACATCAGATAAACGACTTCGCAGCAAATGCAGAATCAATAACCACATTTATAGACAACATAGCATCTCAAACAAATCTACTTGCATTAAATGCTAGTATAGAGGCGGCGAGAGCTGGAGAGGCTGGAAGAGGAT
The window above is part of the Tissierellales bacterium genome. Proteins encoded here:
- a CDS encoding methyl-accepting chemotaxis protein, which encodes MKIIKQKKQKRVKKGGKSSKMAIRKKIGIGFLVLVLIIGLVGMMSAFSNYSMIQSLKDVQSHVYNKTLNEMTIQLERNMWIMVGISVLGIVAGAIISIIISKSVIKPLRVTVQQLNFVADGDFTNPVSDQLLRTKGDFGALGLALEKMQENMRELLSKIIEASENLTSSSESLASHTDQSARATKTISDAIAQIADSSSQQAQDADRIAEKTNDLAGVINKTAEFMDHAYGISQETIEQSQSGLEIIVELNQKTATNNERAGEVRDVIHQINDFAANAESITTFIDNIASQTNLLALNASIEAARAGEAGRGFAVVADEIRKLAEDSANATKDITELIQNIQTQSQIAVRSMGDMAEANAEQNTAIGETGAIFDKNYQALNNLVSQLDVVKKYSMQVNSSKDEIVSAVEEISAISEETSASTQEASASAQQQLASIEQLETQAHGTEEMAESLMREVERFKI